From one Streptomyces spiramyceticus genomic stretch:
- a CDS encoding proline iminopeptidase-family hydrolase: protein MAVTEGTVPFREYRTWYRIVGELPAPDGKLPLLVINGGPGCPHDYLEDLSALAGENGRPVVFYDQLGCGRSDHPDEPGLWVMDTFVDEVAAVREELGLGRLHILGHSWGSQVALEYVLRRPAGLVGLVLAGPIAGAPAYEAEARRLKESLPPEVQEVIDRHEADGTTGDDAYVEATMAFHKRWLCRLDPWPDHLMRSLTNWREDVYETMWGAEWNVTGNLKDWDVTARLGELDLPVLVTSGRYDVATPTVVRPLADGIRGAEWVVFEQSAHLPSAEEPERFRQVLESFLHRAETAAPQRW, encoded by the coding sequence ATGGCGGTGACCGAAGGAACCGTTCCGTTCCGCGAGTACCGCACCTGGTACCGGATCGTGGGCGAGTTGCCCGCGCCCGACGGCAAGCTGCCTCTGCTCGTGATCAACGGTGGGCCGGGCTGCCCCCACGACTATCTGGAAGACCTGTCGGCGCTGGCCGGTGAGAACGGGCGCCCGGTTGTCTTCTACGACCAGCTCGGCTGCGGCCGGTCCGACCACCCGGACGAGCCGGGCCTGTGGGTCATGGACACCTTCGTCGACGAAGTCGCCGCCGTGCGCGAGGAGCTCGGGCTCGGCCGGCTGCACATCCTCGGTCATTCATGGGGCAGCCAAGTTGCCCTTGAGTACGTGCTCCGCCGGCCGGCCGGACTGGTCGGCCTGGTCCTGGCCGGCCCCATTGCCGGCGCTCCCGCCTATGAAGCCGAGGCACGCCGGCTGAAGGAGTCCCTTCCCCCTGAGGTGCAGGAGGTCATCGACCGGCACGAAGCGGACGGTACGACCGGCGACGACGCCTACGTGGAAGCCACCATGGCCTTCCACAAACGGTGGCTCTGCCGGCTCGATCCCTGGCCCGATCACCTCATGCGCTCCCTCACGAACTGGCGCGAGGACGTGTACGAGACCATGTGGGGCGCGGAGTGGAACGTGACCGGCAACCTGAAGGACTGGGACGTCACCGCCCGCCTGGGCGAGCTGGACCTGCCCGTACTCGTGACCTCCGGTCGCTACGACGTGGCGACCCCGACCGTGGTCCGGCCGCTGGCCGACGGTATCCGTGGCGCCGAGTGGGTCGTCTTCGAGCAGAGCGCACACCTGCCCTCGGCCGAGGAACCGGAGCGCTTCCGCCAGGTTCTGGAGTCGTTCCTCCACCGGGCGGAAACGGCCGCCCCGCAGCGCTGGTGA
- a CDS encoding GH1 family beta-glucosidase — protein sequence MPESFPPGFLWGAATAAYQIEGAAQEDGRTPSIWDTFSHTPGKVLGGDTGDVAVDHYHRMRDDVRMMADLGLTAYRFSVSWPRVQPTGRGPAVQRGLDFYRALTDELLAGGIRPSLTLYHWDLPQELETGSISGSAAGGGWPARDTAYRFAEYAGLVAEALRDRVELWTTLNEPWCSAFLGYGSGVHAPGRTDPVAALRAAHHLNLGHGLATQALRAALPGRARIGVALNPSAVRPLTQAPGDVDAARRIDALANRVFTGPMLTGEYPADLLADTAHLTDWSFVREGDMATAGQRLDVLGINYYAPTVVSAAGAGEGSRRDGHGASDHSPWPGSESVTFHQPPGELTAMDWSVDPTGLYDLLMRYAHESPGTTLMITENGAAYDDKPAPDGSVHDPDRIRYLHGHLSAVHRAIADGADVRGYFLWSLMDNFEWAYGYSKRFGAVYVDYETQVRTPKSSAGWYGKVARTGELPEPPVG from the coding sequence ATGCCTGAGAGCTTTCCGCCCGGCTTCCTGTGGGGCGCCGCCACTGCCGCGTACCAGATCGAGGGCGCGGCACAGGAGGACGGCCGTACGCCGTCGATCTGGGACACCTTCAGCCATACGCCGGGCAAGGTGCTCGGCGGTGACACGGGCGACGTGGCCGTCGACCACTACCACCGCATGCGTGACGACGTACGGATGATGGCCGACCTGGGCCTGACCGCGTACCGCTTCTCCGTCTCCTGGCCACGCGTGCAGCCGACCGGCCGGGGGCCGGCCGTCCAGCGCGGCCTGGACTTCTACCGTGCGCTGACCGACGAGCTGCTCGCGGGGGGCATCCGGCCCAGCCTGACGCTCTACCACTGGGATCTGCCGCAGGAGCTGGAAACTGGCTCCATCAGCGGCTCCGCCGCGGGCGGCGGCTGGCCCGCGCGCGACACGGCGTACCGCTTCGCCGAGTACGCGGGCCTGGTCGCCGAGGCCCTGCGCGACCGCGTCGAACTGTGGACCACCCTCAACGAGCCCTGGTGCAGTGCGTTTCTGGGGTACGGGTCCGGGGTGCACGCCCCGGGACGCACCGACCCGGTGGCCGCCCTGCGCGCCGCCCACCACCTCAACCTGGGCCACGGCCTCGCCACCCAGGCGCTGCGCGCCGCGCTGCCGGGCCGTGCGCGGATCGGGGTCGCCCTCAACCCGAGCGCGGTACGGCCGCTGACGCAGGCGCCAGGCGATGTGGACGCGGCACGCCGTATCGACGCGCTCGCGAACCGCGTCTTCACCGGCCCGATGCTGACGGGCGAGTACCCGGCGGACCTTCTGGCGGACACCGCGCACCTGACGGACTGGTCGTTCGTACGGGAGGGCGATATGGCGACAGCGGGTCAGCGGCTCGACGTCCTGGGCATCAACTACTACGCCCCGACGGTGGTTTCGGCCGCCGGAGCCGGTGAGGGCTCACGCCGGGACGGCCACGGCGCAAGCGACCACTCCCCCTGGCCGGGCTCGGAGTCCGTCACCTTCCACCAGCCGCCGGGCGAACTGACGGCAATGGACTGGTCCGTCGACCCGACAGGGCTGTACGACCTGCTGATGCGGTACGCCCACGAATCCCCCGGCACCACTCTGATGATCACCGAAAACGGTGCGGCGTACGACGACAAGCCGGCCCCCGACGGCTCGGTCCACGACCCGGACCGCATCCGCTACTTGCACGGCCACCTGTCAGCGGTGCACCGGGCGATCGCGGACGGGGCGGACGTACGCGGCTACTTCCTGTGGTCCCTGATGGACAACTTCGAGTGGGCGTACGGATACAGCAAGCGCTTCGGCGCGGTGTACGTGGATTACGAGACGCAGGTACGTACGCCGAAGTCGAGTGCGGGGTGGTACGGAAAGGTGGCTCGGACGGGCGAACTGCCGGAGCCGCCGGTGGGCTGA